The Podospora pseudocomata strain CBS 415.72m chromosome 1 map unlocalized CBS415.72m_1, whole genome shotgun sequence genome has a segment encoding these proteins:
- a CDS encoding uncharacterized protein (COG:S; EggNog:ENOG503P34M), translated as MEQQIPLSHEASAGDTNMRITNSLPTEVVQCLENARFLHLATCHDNVPHVSLMNYTYLPSSPYGNNLPEIVMTTNPASKKMNNLAANPNVSLLVHDWVSHRPTTTSQSRRLSNGHSPARADPPSSLAALLFNLNTSAVSSISATINGSARLVERGSEEEKYYQNIHLANNTFDSAAGPAEESTMREDDERARLHDARVIVVGIKDVRIADWKGAVRDWVISGEGEENRGQVNGI; from the exons ATGGAACAGCAAATACCCCTCTCCCACGAAGCCTCGGCCGGCGACACCAACATGCGcatcaccaactccctcccaacaGAAGTAGTCCAATGCCTCGAAAACGCCCGCTTCCTCCACCTGGCCACCTGCCACGACAACGTCCCCCACGTCTCCCTCATGAACTACACctacctcccctcctccccctacggcaacaacctccccgaaATCGTCAtgaccaccaaccccgcctCCAAAAAGATGaacaacctcgccgccaaccccaacgtttccctcctcgtccatgaCT GGGTATCCCACCgcccaaccacaacctcccaatcccgCCGCCTCTCCAACGGCCACTCCCCCGCCCGCGCcgatcccccctcctccctcgcagccctcctcttcaacctcaacacctcggccgtctcctccatcagcgCGACCATAAACGGGTCCGCTCGCCTGGTGGAGCGcggcagcgaggaggagaagtacTACCAGAATATCCACCTGGCCAATAATACTTTTGATTCCGCCGCTGGCCCGGCCGAGGAGAGCACAATGAGGGAAGACGACGAGCGGGCGAGGTTACATGATGCGAGGGTGATTGTGGTGGGGATAAAGGACGTCAGGATTGCGGATTGGAAGGGCGCGGTGAGGGATTGGGTGATTTcgggcgagggggaggagaataGGGGGCAGGTTAATGGGATTTGA
- a CDS encoding uncharacterized protein (EggNog:ENOG503NVGW; COG:C), giving the protein MPLRSSFFLSFFPNYVIPKNPSTEPPCAYLLVPLNLIMRSLKRNSHRLRAIRPPTSLPAPPRIFSAPISTHPSASNDVTSITPIKSLLIANRGEIALRIARTASSMGIRTTTLYTDIDASSQHAKCTPNSLALGPNTKGYLNGPQIIELAKKHGIEALHPGYGFLSENPTFAQACEDAGIVFVGPPPKAMLDMGDKARSKIIMNAAGVPCVPGYHGPEQSVEELRGHAREIGYPVLLKSVKGGGGKGMRIVLKDEEFEAQIASARQEARASFGDGGEVMLVEKYVVRPRHVEVQVFADRYGNCVALGERDCSVQRRHQKILEESPAPVLDDATRHDLWDKARKAALAVDYVGAGTVEFILDKDTGKFYFMEMNTRLQVEHPVSEMVTGTDLVEWQFRVAAGERLPLTQDEIEARIHERGAAIEARIYAENPDKGFFPDSGKLVHLITPKVSEDIRIDAGFVEGDTVSEAYDGMIAKLIVRGRDRETAIRKLELALQEYEVVGLSTNIEFLKRLCGSQAFVEGDVETGFIEKWKDELFERKHVSDEVFAQTALGLLTSQTKKTTSGPHGETLGFGEAAAQGSRKFAFQVKRDDAAAETSDEAPEVVQVEVTQRGHSLYNVSVSRSTDASTASPVVYENIISEPGSAVAASHKSQLTTFFPRARVETTLVQDPGAPEKLAVFQLGEKTELTLMQPGWFEKALGLKEAAASVVAPMPCKILRNEVSEGQEVEKGAPLVVIESMKMETVIRSPQKGTIKKLAHKEGDICKAGTVLVLFEDPDATPAAGSE; this is encoded by the exons ATGCCATTGCGATCttccttttttctctccttcttcccaaaCTACGTGATACCCAAAAACCCATCCACTGAACCTCCTTGCGCATATCTTCTTGTCCCCTTGAATCTGATCATGCGCTCCCTCAAACGCAACTCCCACCGTCTCCGGGCGATAcgcccaccaacctccctcccagctcctcccagAATCTTTTCTGCACCAATATCAACCCACCCCTCGGCCTCCAACGACGTGACAAGCATCACACCCATCAAgtccctcctcatcgccaaccgCGGCGAAATCGCCCTCCGCATCGCCCGCACCGCCTCTTCCATGGGCATCCGCACCACAACCCTCTACACCGACATCGACGCCTCCTCCCAGCACGCCAAGTGCACTCCCAACTCCCTTGCCTTGGGGCCAAACACAAAGGGCTACCTCAACGGGCCGCAGATTATCGAATTGGCCAAGAAGCACGGCATCGAGGCTCTTCACCCTGGTTACGGCTTCCTAAGTGAGAACCCCACTTTTGCCCAGGCGTGTGAGGATGCGGGGATAGTGTTTGTTGGGCCGCCGCCAAAGGCCATGTTGGATATGGGTGATAAGGCGAGGAGTAAGATCATCATGAATGCGGCTGGTGTGCCTTGTGTTCCGGGGTATCATGGGCCGGAACAGAGCGTAGAGGAGCTGAGGGGACACGCGAGGGAGATTGGGTACCcggtgctgttgaagagtgtcaagggtggtggtggaaagggcaTGAGAATTGTCctcaaggatgaggagtttgaggcGCAGATTGCCAGTGCTAGGcaggaggcgagggcgagtTTTGGGGACGGTGGGGAGGTGATGCTTGTGGAGAAGTATGTCGTGAGGCCGAGGCAtgtggaggtgcaggtgtTTGCGGATAGGTATGGGAACTGCGTGGCGCTGGGCGAGAGAGATTGCAGTGTGCAGAGGAGACATCAGAAGATTTTGGAGGAGAGCCCGGCGCCGGTGTTGGATGATGCGACGAGGCATGATTTGTGGGAtaaggcgaggaaggcggcgTTGGCGGTGGACTATGTTGGGGCGGGAACGGTTGAGTTTATTCTCGACAAAGATACTGGGAAGTTTTATTTCATGGAGATGAACACGAGGTTGCAGGTCGAGCACCCTGTCAGTGAGATGGTCACCGGCACAGATCTTGTCGAGTGGCAGTTCcgggttgctgctggcgagAGACTTCCCTTGACCCAGGACGAGATCGAGGCGCGGATCCATGAGCGTGGTGCGGCTATCGAGGCCCGTATCTACGCCGAGAACCCCGACAAGGGCTTCTTCCCCGACTCCGGCAAGCTGGTTCACCTGATTACGCCCAAGGTCAGCGAGGATATCAGAATCGATGCTGGTTTCGTCGAGGGTGACACCGTTTCCGAGGCATACGATGGTATGATTGCCAAGCTGATTGTCCGCGGCCGCGATCGAGAGACTGCCATCCGCAAGCTCGAGCTTGCTTTGCAGGAATACGAGGTCGTCGGTCTGAGCACAAACATTGAGTTTCTCAAGCGTCTCTGCGGAAGCCAGGCATTTGTGGAAGGTGACGTCGAGACAGGCTTCATCGAGAAGTGGAAAGACGAACTCTTTGAGCGGAAACACGTCTCAGACGAGGTCTTCGCCCAGACCGCTCTCGGCCTGCTTacctcccaaaccaaaaaGACAACATCAGGACCTCACGGTGAGACCCTTGGGTTCGGCGAAGCTGCCGCTCAAGGGTCGAGGAAATTCGCCTTCCAGGTCAAGCGAGACGACGCAGCTGCCGAAACCTCAGATGAGGCTCCTGAAGTTGTCCAAGTGGAAGTTACCCAGCGGGGGCACTCCCTTTACAACGTTTCTGTTTCCAGAAGCACAGACGCCTCAACCGCTTCGCCAGTTGTCTACGAGAATATCATCTCCGAACCCGGGTCGGCGGTGGCTGCTTCGCACAAGTCACAACTGACAACCTTCTTCCCTCGGGCTCGTGTTGAAACAACACTTGTTCAGGACCCCGGCGCCCCGGAGAAGTTGGCCGTCTTCCAGCTCGGTGAAAAGACGGAGCTTACTCTTATGCAGCCGGGATGGTTCGAGAAGGCGCTTGGTCTGAAGGAGGCTGCCGCGAGCGTGGTGGCGCCTATGCCTTGCAAGATTTTGAGGAACGAGGTTTCGGAAGGACaagaggttgagaagggtgCTCCGTTGGTTGT CATCGAGTCCATGAAGATGGAGACTGTTATTCGATCACCACAGAAGGGCACAatcaagaagctggcgcATAAGGAAGGA GATATCTGCAAGGCCGGTACAGTACTTGTGCTCTTTGAAGATCCAGATGCCACACCGGCTGCTGGCTCAGAATAA
- the SUR7 gene encoding Eisosomes component (COG:S; EggNog:ENOG503P188), with product MAAGRLVSLLATLFLSVSLLLLWFTLLSGITSTSPLRQTYFLRADTSGITGARGISQWTYFRICGIDNTDCGPARPGLPLGDAWATDADNVPRELIGSYGGGTTSYQYWYLWRFGWVFYLIALFFMTCAFLGSWLACLGRLGAGLIATVSSVGLLFLSVAVALMTATFVKTRNAFIADGRNADLGAYGFGFSWGSWAAMFIATVLYCVARRGHASDGVGRTNKRWSGSTFGRRKSSGTAGSRRSWDGRRVKDEYA from the exons ATGGCAGCAGGCC GCCTCGTCTCCCTCCTagccaccctcttcctctccgtctccctccttcttctttggttcaccctcctctcaggcataacctccacctcccccctccgccaaacCTACTTCCTCCGCGCCGACACATCCGGCATAACCGGCGCCCGGGGCATATCTCAGTGGACATATTTCCGCATCTGCGGGATAGACAACACCGACTGCGGTCCTGCCCGTCCCGGGTTACCGTTGGGTGACGCCTGGGCTACCGATGCGGACAATGTGCCCCGGGAACTGATTGGGAGTTATGGAGGTGGCACGACGAGCTACCAGTATTGGTACCTGTGGCGATTTGGCTGGGTTTTCTATCTCATCGCCTTGTTCTTTATGACTTGTGCGTTTTTGgggagctggctggcttgtCTGGGACGGTTGGGGGCTGGGTTGATTGCGACGGTTAGCAgtgtggggttgttgtttctgAGTGTGGCTGTAGCGCTGATGAC GGCTACTTTTGTCAAGACACGTAACGCGTTTATTGCTGATGGGAGGAATGCTGATTTGGGGGCGTACGGGTTTGGGTTCAGCTGGGGAAGCTGGGCGGCCATGTTTATTGCTACGGTTCTGTACTGCGTTGCTAGGAGGGGGCACGCGAGTGACggggtggggaggacgaACAAGAGGTGGTCGGGCAGCACCTTTGGCCGTAGGAAGAGCTCGGGGACGGCCgggtcgaggaggagttgggatgggaggagaGTTAAAGATGAGTATGCTTAa
- the MET1 gene encoding uroporphyrin-III C-methyltransferase (COG:H; EggNog:ENOG503NVMM), with protein MAANPPLPSPTPISLLTAQHSTGHTHLIIGSNPLAASRATQSLSAGAKPILISPTPPEELHYTLTQYITSGQLTHLSRPFESTDLFTLGREEVDNVVDAVFITLSPKDSSVPQISTLCKKNRIPVNVVDCPSLCSFSLLSTHLDGPLQIGVTTNGRGCKLASRIRREIAASLPQGLGSAVARLGDVRRRIIAEDKSSSSSGLDSEGLDDSVDQTSDFNKLVLEGKESEEEQKTRRMRWLSQVCEYWPLRRLAAISEEEILEGVLNSYHQSQQQKPSPTGGDGPRDKIGRVILAGSGPGHPDLLTRATYKAIQSADLILADKLVPAGVLDLIPRRTPVRIAKKFPGNADRAQEEFLEQALAGVKEGKTVLRLKQGDPFIYGRGGEEVQYFRQHGLGDRVVVLPGITSSLSAPLFAGVPPTQRDVADQVLVCTGTGKKGKAPVPPEFVESRTVVFLMALHRITGLVAELTEYLPEEQEAAEVKGRRKLWPVDTPCAVIERASCPDQRVIRTTLKRVAEAIEQEGSRPPGLLVVGRACEVLYTPEKGRSWLVEDGFKGLDLEFGNDFAAGALGVAGLA; from the coding sequence ATGGCCGCCAACCCACCATtaccctcaccaacaccaatctccctcctcacagcCCAACACTCAACAGGCCAcacccacctcatcatcggctccaaccccctcgccgcctcccgAGCAACCCAATCTCTTTCTGCTGGCGCGAAGCCAATCCTCAtttcccccacccccccagaAGAACTTCACTACACCCTCACCCAATACATCACCTCGGGCCAGCtaacccacctctcccgtCCCTTTGAGTCAACCGACCTCTTCACTCTCGGCCGCGAAGAAGTCGACAACGTAGTCGACGCAgtcttcatcaccctctccccaaagGACTCCTCAGTCCCTCAAATCTCAACCCTCTGCAAAAAGAACCGCATCCCCGTCAACGTCGTCGACTGCCCTTCACTATGCagtttttctcttctctccaCCCACCTCGACGGTCCTCTGCAAATTGgcgtcaccaccaacggccGGGGCTGCAAGCTCGCTTCTAGGATAAGACGAGAAATCGCCGCCAGCCTGCCCCAAGGTCTCGGGAGCGCAGTCGCCAGGTTGGGCGATgtcaggaggaggatcaTCGCCGAGGATaaatcctcttcttcttctgggttAGACTCGGAAGGTCTAGACGACAGCGTCGACCAAACCTCTGATTTCAACAAGCTCGTCCTAGAGGGCAAAGAGAGCGAAGAGGAGCAGAAGACTAGAAGGATGAGGTGGCTGAGCCAAGTGTGCGAGTACTGGCCTCTGAGACGGCTGGCGGCGATaagtgaggaggagataCTGGAGGGGGTTCTCAACTCGTACCACCAgtcacagcaacaaaaaccatcaccgactggtggtgatgggccAAGAGATAAAATCGGGAGGGTCATCCTCGCAGGAAGCGGGCCGGGGCATCCCGATTTGTTGACGAGGGCGACGTACAAGGCGATTCAATCCGCTGATTTGATCCTGGCCGATAAGCTTGTTCCTGCCGGGGTGTTGGATCTGATTCCCCGCCGGACACCGGTTAGGATCGCGAAGAAGTTTCCCGGGAATGCGGACAGGGCACAGGAGGAGTTCCTCGAGCAGGCTTTGGCtggggtgaaggaggggaagacagTCCTCAGACTGAAACAAGGGGATCCGTTTATTTAtggacggggaggggaggaggtgcagtATTTCAGACAGCACGGGCTTGGTGacagggtggtggttctaCCTGGGATAACGAGCAGCTTGTCGGCGCCGCTGTTCGCGGGTGTGCCGCCTACGCAGAGGGACGTGGCGGATCAGGTGCTGGTTTGCACCGGGACgggcaagaaggggaaggcgcCGGTGCCGCCCGAGTTTGTGGAGAGCAGGACGGTGGTGTTCTTGATGGCGCTGCATAGGATCACTGGGCTGGTTGCTGAGCTGACGGAGTATCTTCctgaggagcaggaggctgcggaggtgaaggggaggaggaagttgtgGCCGGTTGATACGCCGTGTGCCGTGATTGAGAGGGCGAGTTGTCCTGATCAGAGGGTTATCAGGACCACGCTGAagagggtggcggaggcGATTGAGCAGGAGGGGAGCAGGCCGcctgggttgttggttgtggggAGGGCGTGTGAGGTCTTGTATACACCTGAGAAGGGGAGGTcgtggctggtggaggatgggttCAAGGGGCTTGATTTGGAATTTGGGAATGATTTTGCGGCTGGTGCGCTCGGTGTTGCTGGGTTGGCATAA
- the RHO3 gene encoding Rho GTPase (BUSCO:EOG09264YNR; COG:U; EggNog:ENOG503NVUG) produces the protein MPCGIGGSKTVQRKLVLLGDGACGKTSLLNVFTRGYFPTVYEPTVFENYVHDIFVDNVHIELSLWDTAGQEEFDRLRSLSYDDTDLIMLCYSVDSKDSLENVESKWVGEIADNCPGVKLVLVALKCDLREGNEEEDGANEDGNPREKKPMINYDQGLEVARRIHALRYLECSAMRNRGVNEAFTEAARVALSVKKERDESKCTVM, from the exons ATGCCTTGCGGTATCGGGGGTTCCAAGACGGTGCAGCGCAAGCTCGTCTTGCT CGGCGATGGTGCTTGCGGAAAGACATCGTTGCTCAATGTCTTCACCAGAGG CTACTTCCCAACGGTCTACGAGCCGACGGTTTTCGAAAACTACGTCCATG ATATTTTTGTTGACAATGTTCACATTGAGCTTTCACTGTGGGACACAGCCGGCCAAGAAGAATTCGACAGACTACGAAGTCTTTCCTACG ATGACACCGATTTGATCATGCTTTGCTACTCGGTCGATAGCAAAGATTCGCTTGAAAACGTCGAGAGCAAATGGGTGGGCGAGATCGCCGATAATTGCCCAGGGGTGAAGCTTGTGCTGGTCGCGCTAAAGTGCGATCTCCGCGAAGGgaacgaggaagaggatggtgcCAACGAGGACGGCAACCCACGAGAAAAGAAGCCTATGATCAACTACGACCAAGGACTCGAGGTTGCGCGCCGAATCCACGCCCTCCGGTATCTCGAGTGTTCGGCCATGCGCAATAGGGGAGTTAACGAGGCCTTCACCGAAGCCGCGCGGGTTGCCTTGTCTGTGAAGAAGGAACGAGACGAGTCCAAGTGCACCGTCATGTAA
- the CWC25 gene encoding RNA-splicing factor (EggNog:ENOG503NY8V; COG:S) produces the protein MGSGDLNMKKSWHPQRSANLAATQKAEAEAIAERKKLQQRLQEIEEERKKEEIQKALEAAGGKRKIDRVEWMYAGPTGQAGDAAENEAYLLGKRRIDKLLQDNEVKKLSKQSAIEDVAAAPAIANPRDVAAKIREDPLLAIKRQEQEAYEKMMNDPVKRRQIFASMGIEDPQSSKSKEERRHKHRSHHHRSHRHRDDDRDGERRSRRHRSESRDRSRSPRRRDSRDDDRRRRRRDSPERRGKDRRDSRDRRDSGDRRDSRDRRDSRDGRDSRDRRDNYERRDNRGRRENDERRDRPRRDFEDRSGNQDHSAQEEERARKLAAMQEAATDLDKTRQERLAAIEARERAEKEAEDLARQRNKRYGGDAGFANKLHSRAAEMKIADRAERR, from the coding sequence ATGGGTTCCGGAGACCTTAACATGAAAAAGAGCTGGCATCCCCAGCGGTCAGCCAATCTCGCAGCCACTCAaaaagccgaagccgaagcgaTTGCCGAACGCAAGAAACTCCAACAGCGACTCCAGGAGATTGAAGAGGAGCGAAAAAAGGAGGAGATTCAAAAGGCGCTCGAGGCGGCAGGCGGCAAGCGCAAAATTGATCGCGTCGAATGGATGTACGCTGGGCCGACTGGGCAGGCTGGAGATGCCGCGGAAAACGAGGCCTACCTGCTCGGGAAGCGCCGCATCGACAAACTGCTTCAGGATAACGAGGTGAAGAAGCTCTCGAAGCAGTCTGCGATCGAGGATGTTGCTGCGGCCCCAGCTATCGCTAACCCTCGAGATGTCGCCGCAAAGATTAGGGAGGACCCACTGCTGGCGATTAAGAGACAGGAACAAGAGGCATATGAAAAGATGATGAACGACCCAGTCAAGAGGAGGCAAATTTTCGCGTCGATGGGTATCGAAGACCCCCAGTCATCCAAGAGcaaggaagagaggaggcaCAAGCATCgctcccaccatcaccgatcACACCGTCACCGTGACGACGACAGAGATGGCGAGAGGCGTTCCCGACGGCACAGGTCAGAATCCAGGGACAGATCCAGGAGTCCTCGACGACGCGACTCTCGCGATGATGATCGACGAAGACGCAGAAGAGACTCACCCGAGCGCCGAGGTAAAGACAGAAGAGACAGCCGCGACAGAAGAGACAGCGGTGATAGGAGAGACAGTCGCGACAGGCGGGATAGCCGTGATGGAAGGGATAGCCGCGATAGGAGAGACAACTATGAAAGACGAGACAACCGCGGCAGACGAGAGAATGACGAGAGACGGGACAGGCCTCGCCGGGATTTCGAAGATCGCAGTGGCAACCAGGACCACAGcgcgcaggaggaggagcgtgCGCGTAAGCTTGCCGCCATGCAAGAGGCGGCTACCGACCTGGACAAAACCCGCCAAGAGAGGCTTGCTGCCATCGAGGCTCGAGAGCGGGCAGAAAAGGAGGCAGAGGACTTGGCTCGTCAGCGAAACAAGAGAtacggtggtgatgctgggtTTGCCAACAAACTTCACAGCAGAGCGGCCGAGATGAAGATTGCAGACCGGGCCGAGCGACGGTAA